From the genome of Mixophyes fleayi isolate aMixFle1 chromosome 2, aMixFle1.hap1, whole genome shotgun sequence, one region includes:
- the HSPB1 gene encoding heat shock protein beta-1, which produces MSERRIPFTFLRTPSWDPFRDWYQGTSRLFDQSFGMPRIPEDWYQLPSTSWPGYVRLFPSQSMDVVPPTTPAVVSPAGTTVPDFNRALSRQLSSGISEIRQTSDSWKVSLDVNHFSPEELVVKTKDGIVEITGKHEEKQDEHGFISRCFTRKYTLPPGVDFSAVASTLSPDGILTVEAPLPKPAIQSAEITIPVTFQSRAEIGTSETKKAEEAAKK; this is translated from the exons ATGTCAGAGCGCAGAATACCCTTCACTTTCCTCCGTACCCCAAGCTGGGATCCATTCCGAGACTGGTACCAAGGCACAAGCCGACTGTTCGATCAATCATTTGGTATGCCACGAATACCTGAAGACTGGTACCAGTTACCTAGCACCAGCTGGCCAGGTTATGTCCGTCTCTTTCCAAGTCAGTCAATGGATGTCGTGCCTCCTACTACCCCAGCTGTTGTCTCCCCTGCTGGGACAACTGTACCTGATTTCAATAGGGCCTTGAGCCGGCAACTCAGTAGTGGAATCTCAGAGATCCGTCAAACATCGGACAGCTGGAAGGTCAGTCTGGATGTTAACCATTTTTCTCCAGAAGAATTGGTCGTAAAAACTAAAGATGGAATTGTGGAAATCACAG GAAAACATGAGGAGAAACAAGATGAGCATGGATTTATTTCTAGATGCTTTACCCGAAAATACAC TCTTCCACCAGGTGTAGATTTTTCTGCTGTGGCGTCAACTCTTTCCCCAGACGGTATTCTGACAGTAGAGGCACCACTCCCCAAGCCAGCAATCCAGTCTGCAGAGATCACTATTCCAGTAACTTTCCAAAGCCGGGCTGAGATTGGCACATCCGAGACGAAGAAAGCGGAAGAGGCTGCCAAGAAATGA